A genomic region of Exiguobacterium oxidotolerans JCM 12280 contains the following coding sequences:
- a CDS encoding sulfurtransferase TusA family protein has protein sequence MKSELVLDAKGLACPMPIVKTKKAIAGLESGQILEVHATDKGAKNDLQAWANSGGHELVKHEEEASVLKFWIQKG, from the coding sequence ATGAAATCAGAACTCGTACTCGACGCAAAAGGACTTGCATGTCCAATGCCGATCGTCAAAACAAAAAAAGCAATCGCAGGACTTGAATCAGGACAAATTTTAGAAGTGCATGCTACGGATAAAGGCGCTAAAAATGATTTACAAGCTTGGGCAAACTCAGGCGGTCATGAGCTCGTTAAACACGAAGAAGAAGCGAGTGTCTTGAAATTCTGGATTCAAAAAGGGTAA